From one Streptomyces sp. Q6 genomic stretch:
- a CDS encoding pyridoxal 5'-phosphate synthase has translation MDDLRRLLRGIEVFAGELPTFDPVATPATPAELFADWLVGALDAGVPEPHAMTLSTAGEDGNPQARVLILKAVTADGWQFASDGGSVKARDLAARPYAALTFYWPRPARQVRVRGPVVAEAAEASAADFRARGAGARAESLLGRQSRPLADLAERDAAVDAARARLAEDPEQVAPGWTLHTVRPESVEFWQGDKERRHTRLTYLRTGDGWRKQLLWP, from the coding sequence ATGGACGATCTGCGTCGACTACTGCGCGGCATCGAGGTGTTCGCGGGCGAACTGCCCACCTTCGACCCGGTGGCGACACCCGCCACGCCCGCCGAACTGTTCGCCGACTGGCTGGTCGGCGCGCTGGACGCGGGGGTCCCCGAGCCGCACGCGATGACCCTGTCCACGGCGGGCGAGGACGGGAACCCGCAGGCGCGCGTGCTGATCCTGAAGGCGGTGACCGCCGACGGCTGGCAGTTCGCCTCGGACGGTGGCAGCGTCAAGGCCCGCGATCTCGCCGCGCGCCCGTACGCGGCCCTGACGTTCTACTGGCCGCGGCCGGCCCGGCAGGTGCGGGTGCGCGGGCCGGTCGTCGCGGAGGCCGCCGAGGCGAGCGCGGCCGACTTCCGGGCGCGGGGTGCGGGCGCCCGCGCGGAGTCGCTGCTCGGGCGGCAGTCGCGCCCACTGGCGGACCTCGCGGAGCGGGACGCGGCGGTCGACGCGGCGCGGGCCCGGCTGGCCGAGGACCCGGAGCAGGTGGCGCCGGGCTGGACGCTGCACACGGTGCGCCCGGAGTCGGTGGAGTTCTGGCAGGGCGACAAGGAGCGCAGGCACACCCGTCTCACGTATCTGCGGACGGGCGACGGCTGGCGCAAGCAGTTGCTGTGGCCGTGA
- a CDS encoding leucine-rich repeat domain-containing protein, whose translation MTEGTLSYWRAGLDSVPDEVWRHPALEVLLLPDNRLTELPARIGTLSRLHTLDVGHNQLISVPGQLGELTGLSRFLYLHDNRLTELPDSLGALTSLAYLNVGENRLTALPATLGSLAGLVELRAQHNRLTELPDTVGGLTSLRELWLRGNLLTGLPLSVRGLHALREVELRENRLDAVPEVLRGLPLLRRLDLRSNDLRVLPDWIAELPALDKLDLRWNDVRVAPGLLAELTGRGCVVLR comes from the coding sequence GTGACCGAGGGCACGCTCTCGTACTGGCGGGCCGGCCTGGACTCCGTGCCCGACGAGGTGTGGCGGCACCCCGCGCTGGAGGTCCTGCTCCTGCCCGACAACCGGCTGACGGAGCTGCCCGCCCGGATCGGGACCCTGTCCCGGCTGCACACCCTGGACGTCGGCCACAATCAACTGATCTCCGTCCCGGGGCAGTTGGGTGAACTGACCGGGCTCTCCCGCTTCCTGTACCTGCACGACAACCGGCTCACGGAGCTGCCGGACTCGCTCGGCGCGCTCACCTCGCTGGCCTATCTGAACGTCGGCGAGAACCGGCTGACGGCCCTGCCCGCGACGCTCGGCTCTTTGGCGGGTCTCGTCGAGCTGCGCGCCCAGCACAACCGGCTCACGGAGCTGCCCGACACCGTGGGCGGCCTGACGTCCCTGCGGGAGCTGTGGCTGCGCGGCAATCTTCTGACCGGACTCCCCCTGTCCGTACGGGGGTTGCACGCGCTGCGGGAGGTCGAGCTGCGGGAGAACCGGCTCGACGCGGTGCCCGAGGTGCTGCGCGGGCTGCCGCTCCTGCGCCGCCTGGATCTGCGGAGCAACGACCTGCGCGTCCTGCCGGACTGGATCGCCGAGCTGCCCGCCCTGGACAAGCTCGACCTGCGCTGGAACGACGTACGCGTCGCGCCCGGCCTGCTCGCGGAGCTGACCGGGCGAGGTTGCGTGGTGCTGCGGTAG